GAAACGATGGAGAGGGGGAAAATACAAAAAACGGATCATAAGGTACTTTTTTGTAATTTTTCATGACATTTCTGTGCAATCGAGTTATTGTTGTTCATAGTATGGCTAAGGGGGGGTGATTTTGCCATGAAAAAGAAAAAGGGTTCGTGCATGCAATGAAAATTGTTCCGTGGATAAGGGACGTTAAAATATTTGCATTATACAGCCTGTCGCACAAACCCAAAATTTTATGAAAGAAATGGAAGTGCAAAAATAATGTGATAGAGTATGGCCATCAGAAAGGAAAGGGAGAAAAAGATAGCCTACTATACTGAACCCACTCCTAAAAACAATGAGTTGGAGTATGAACTCTTCGATGACCTTCCGGTACTTAACGCGTTGGTAGAGACCTGGCAAGATTATGACGAATCCTTTATCGCGCAAAACTGAACACTTTGGTGTTCAATTTAGCTGAAGGAATTAAAAAAAGATTGTAATCTTCTTCATTTTTGGTCTAATGTCGTTTCAGAGTGAAAAAACAATTTCCTTAATTCTTCAGCCGGAGCAACAGGTCTCCATAGAAAGATAACAGGAGGTATTATGCAACCGATAGACTCTCAGGCGCGATTACTTTAAAACGACGTTCTTGCCAGGTGGTTGATTGAAGACTTTCCTTTTCGCATCCAACTCTCAACAGTCTTTCCATTTCTTCCTGTAGTGGGCGACTCTCTTCGCGATGCGACGACCGGTCCTCTGACATCGGCTGCCACCATTGGTCAGCACGACGCCATCCCCGAGGATGCCAAACATCCCAGAGACCAGAACCGCTCACACCAGTTCGCCGAGATCGCCACCCAGTTCAGAGTCCGCTATAAGGCGCAGGATATCTTCTCGTCGAACGTCAACGACCAGGTGGCGGTTCAGATGGCGCTGGCCGTCAGGGAGTTGCTCTACAAGTTCTGGACGCTTTTTGAGAGCGGCGATTCGTTGGCAAACCCAGATGAATTCGATGGATTGCTGAGGATTGTGGATCCCACGAAAGTGGTTGACCTGGGATGCCGGGAATTGACATTAGAGGATATGGACAGAACCAAGGAACTTGTGCGGACGAGCGACGGGCGAGGTGTAGTGATATTCACGAGCAGCATCAGCAAGCGCGCGATACATGGGGATTACTGGGATCGAGGGGTAAATCCGGAATACGAAGAGATGGAGTTCTCCCGTCCCGATGGGGGCTCCACGATGCAGCAAGCACTCAAGTTCGATGGAGCGCCGGTCTATATCAACGACCTCAACCAGGTGTTTGAATGCAAGGGAAACAAGCCAGGGAAACAGATCCCTTCTGGTAAGATGCTCAATTTGGATGGATTCGAGCCACCGGTAGCAACCAACCTCTGGTTCTTCGTTTTGGGAACGGGAACTTGCACGGGATTATGCCGGAGAAGGCGCAAAGCATCATTACGCGTTCGACGATCCTAGCTGATGGCTCTACGCTGATCTACCACCTGACGATGCCTGTGGGGATTGCGCTGGGGAGCGTGTGTGCGTTTTCAGTGATCAAAAACGCGATGATTCCGAGGGGAAATCGATACCGCCCGAAGTCTAAGGAATGAAGATATCATTGGCCAAACTGAAGGAGGTGCAGAATGCCCGAAGAGAAAGGCGAATGCCCATGTTCTGAGAGCCTGACCGGAGCAGGAACTCCTACCGGAGGGGCAATGGAAATCTCCCCGGTGGCGTTCGAACTGTTGAGGCACGCAGCAATCCCTTTCGAGTTCAAAAATGCTGTTGGGAAAGTAGCTCCGGATATTAGCATGCCGCTTGCCGCTGAGATGGAGGAAACGCCCGTTTCCCCCAAGATGGATATGACCTCGGTCGAGATGCCGACGCTGCGAATGTCGGTTCCGCCCATCGGGATGCTTGTTGCTTCGGTTCCCTAGTCCCGGCCTGAAATGTCGATCTTGGGCAGAGGCAATCAGCCTTTTTATCTGACCGATCTAACGCTTGATCTGAGCGGGGTCGCGCACGTGACGCCGGGATTGCTTGGGTTGGCTGGTTCTCCGTTGGCGCCACTGGTGAACAATAACATGGCATTCTATAGCGGAAATAAAGCCTGCCGCCAGAGGAGCCTGATGACGGACCGCCGCGCGCCGACTGCCCAGAAATTACGGTTGCGGTAGATGGGAGTGATACTAAGACACACAAAATTCCCAGTAAGTTTCCTGCCAAGTTTAATCCGTTGGATCACTTCGTAACAGTGAAGGGAACTGGGGACATATTCCTAAAAGCCACCATGTCGCAACGCGGACCTGGCTTACCGGTATCCGAGTGAGAAGGGGAATTGGAAAAGCACAGGCAGTACAAGCGACATTGGTAAATGGGTTGACGCGAAGGATTCCAAAGGAAACCCGATTGATTGCTTCTCGCATGTGCTCGTCATCTATCACGGCGAGAAGCGACAAACAACCGTTGATGTGCTCAAATGGCTCGCAAGATACTGTCAGGCCTCCATACGCCATCTATACCTGTGGTCGTGCTGGGGCAGTGAAAAGATTGATCTGAAAAACTCAGACGTGAAGGGGGCCTTGAAGCAAGTACAGGGTTTGAAGGATGTGCGCATACGGGGTATTGAGAGAGAGAAACAGAAATTAGAGCAGCGCGTAAAAAAATTGAAAAAGGAAAAGGATGTGAAGAACGTTAAAGCACAGGTGGAGCGGCTGAAGCAACGCCTTCGTTGCGATTGCCAACTGTACCTCTACACATCAGCGCCCCTCGATGTAGCTGAAGCGAGGCGACAGTTGGATGCCGAGGTCGAACGAATAAAATTGCTGGGACTCAAGGAGAAGTTAAAACGAGTGAAACAGGCGCAGCAGAAGCTAGAGAAAGGCAAGAAGGACCAGTACGCTATGCCACTCGGCATCAATCCGGTAACGCCTGAGCATGAGAAGATGGTGCTCCTGGCGACAGAGAGGAAGATGATAGTCTATTGCCCGTTGGATATCGATACGCCTAAACCGGTTGAGAAAAGCATCGACGAGATAGAGTTCTTCTCGGACATGCCGATCGAGCAGGAAAAAGATTTGATAGTTCGCGACCTCCTGAAATAGAGCCTCTCGCTGTGAACGAAACGATAAGTCTCCACAACATTGAGATTCCCGTGATTCTTAACAAATAGATAAGCAGTTTCTGAATAACGCAATTATTGCAATGATATCCAAATAAGCCTGTATTATTAAACAGAAAAACGCGCCCTTATCAGACGGTTATAAAGAAAATATTATATAAAATTAGGAAATAATATTACATAAAATACATTATCACGTTTCAGCGACCCATACCACTTTCTAATCCTTTGTCGCAAATTTTTTCTTCCTGGAAACTTCCTCCAGTGGCAAAAAGTGCGTCTTTTTTTATTGAATTCCAACGCTTCTTTTAAAGTGATTTGTAGACATTCCAATAATTCTTCACGTGAGGATTCCTGGCAATTTACGCCAGGAATTTCCTCGATCCATCCTATCCATGAGAGTAAACACTAATTGTGTTCTTGCCCCGTATAGCGTTCTTAATAGCACTATTTTATGTCAAAAATTGCCATTTTAAGCCTTAATTTTGGGTAAAATCAAGATTAAATCATATTTATCTTGATCCGACCGGCAACGGCTAAATATGCCTCTGGCGTCAGCTTCATGAGGGGTTTTTGATTTCCTTAGAACGACTTGAATGTTATCTTTTGATTGAGGCTCTTGGGTTGACTGTTCTTGGACACCTTGTCAAGGTGTAACCACTTTTCTATAGAAAATAGGGAACTGCAAAGGCATTCTTTCATAAAATTTCCTAGGATTTTTGATCGTCTCCAAATTTTTATTGGAGGAAGAAGTGTTCAAAAATAATGAAACGAAAGCGCATCTAAAAGAGAGGGACGTTTTACCAAAGTTTCTCGTCATCATTTCCATTGAGGCGTGTTTGGAAGCCTTGATTTTTATTTTTGACACTGGGAAAAAAGATATTAGAATGCTGATTTATTCTATTTTTTTGTTGATTGCCGCTTGTTTTGTTGGTAATCAGTTTCGGCGTTATCTATACTGAACCTATAAGCGTTGAACACAGTAAAGAGGGGGAAACCCAGGGGAAGTAGTCGCTAAAAAAGTGTTTGTAATTCATAGCGACTAATAGAATTACATATAGTTGTAGCGTTATATTCTATTCGCAGCAAGTGATCCGTGGAGTTGTATTATCTATCATAAGGTGGTAGAGAAGGAAACGGACGTATTGCTTGCTATTCCATTGGCAGACACGTTGCTGGGCATATATGGGAAAAAGGGTATAGAGAACATACGTCTTTATAAGGATTTTTACAAAAAAGAGAACATGGTATGCTGTCCGCTTTTTTGGAGCAAAACCTGTGAGGCTCTGCCCCTATGCCCCGAGGATATATCGCTTTGAAGAATGAAAGGTTGATAAATGGAATTTAAAGATTATTATCAGACCCTCGGTGTCGCCGATACCGCCACACAGGATGAGATCAAGCGAGCCTATCGACAACTTGCCCTCATGTATCATCCCGATATAAGTAAAGAGCCCAAGGCAGAAGCGAGTTTTAAGGAAGCTACAGAGGCTTATGAGGCGCTACATGATAAAGAAAAACGTGTTGCCTATGACCGTCTACGACAGTCGGGTTACCATCAAGGCGATGAGTTTCAACCCCCAACGGATTGGCAAACGCAAAGGGGGTTTCGTGATCGTGGTTTTTCAGCTGAAGAGAGGGCTGACTTCAGCGACTTTTTCAATAGTATTTTCGGCGGCGGCTTTACAACGGGAACGAGCCGTCGCAGGCAGAATTTCTACGGCTTTGATAACCCTGCCGCGGCAGACACGTTTGCCGAAATCACCTTGCCGTTAGTAGATGCCTTCCGGGGAGGGGAGAAGCGCATTGTCTACCAAAGCCCTGAACTCCAGCAGAATGGTCAGGTTATCATGAAGAAGCACACCATTGATATTTCTATTCCGGCAGGGGTTGTTGACGGGCAGCATTTGCGACTGAAAGGATTGGGCAGAGAACGCGACCTTTCGGGGAAAAGGGGCAATCTTTATTTAGAGATTCATATCGCTCCCCACCCGTTGTATGTTCTCGACGGCAAAAACGTAACCAGGAAACTGCCGGTTACTCCATGGGAGGCAGCGCTTGGCGCGACGATAGACATTACAACGCTGGGAGGCAACGTTAAACTCGCCATTCCACCAGGTAGCCAGAGCGGCACAAAACTTCGCTTGAAAGGACGGGGTTTGCCTGGCAATCCCGCAGGCGACCAATTTGTTATTATTCAATTGGTGAATCCTGCCTCATTGGATCAATCGACTGAAAAGTTGTATCGGCAACTGGCTGAAGTCTCACATTTTAACCCCAGAGCATTACAGGAGGAGTCCTGATGAACAATCCTATTCCTAAAGAAGTAGAGCCGGTGAGCCACTACAGCATCGTTCAGGTTTGTGCTATTAGCGCGGTAGAAAAATCCTTTGTCGTCGAGCTGGTACAGCATGGGGTTATTGATCCAGAGGGCGATGTCACAGAGCCTGATCAATGGCAATTTACCCAGACGCAGGTTTCTTTGTGTAAACGGGCCGCAAATTTCTATTATGATTTTCAGGTCAATATCCAGGGGATTGAGTTGGCAATACGATTGTTGGATGAGCTAGAGCAGCTTAGAGCCAAAGTAAAACTATTAGAAGACCCGCTAAAATAACCCCTGTTTTTCTCCCGGGATTATTTAGCCTGTGACGATCAGAAAAATAGTTTACGCCAGACACAGAATAGCATATTTTTTTATTAAGTATCTCGTTATGTTTAGAATGCTCTTTGATTTTAGGAGAGACGATCAGTAACGTAACACAGTATCATTTTTGATTACGAAAAGCGGCTGAAGATTTCCACTTTCTTCAATCCAACATACCCATTCAGTGCGTTTGTGCCTAGAGCGCCTATAATGTGCGACCATACAAACTGATTTGAAACACTATTGGCAATATGATCACCTGTGAGACTTATCATCTGTCGCTCGCATGACAAACACGTTGTGCGTCGTTCCCTTCAGAAAAACTCCATCCTTAACAGAAAGTGAATGTTTAAAAATTCATCATTGCCTACTTCTGGAAAATGTATGAAAAAAGATTTGTGTGCATAGAATTGTTTACACAAAAAACGCATTTCTATTGAAAAAACGGTAGGGTAAAAAATGTGTTTTTGTTGTTGCATGACTATAAGCGCTGAAATACAATGAGATACGATATATTCTCGAGGCGTATAAAAAATAAGGTTGTCTATAAATTTTCACTCATACAGGTAATATTGCGCCGTAAAATTTTCTCATGAGCTTCTCCTCGGCACATTTTGTGATTTGGCAGGAAATTTGCTAAACTAGTAAGAAGTTTTTCATTCAAGATATCAGAAGCAATTTTTGACTCATAAAACTATTAAAAAAATAAATCTGATATAATTATCTATCAATTGGACTGTTACATTTTATTAAAGGTGTAACTGAGAGGGAATTTGTCTGTTCTGGGTATTCCGGC
Above is a window of Candidatus Brocadiaceae bacterium DNA encoding:
- a CDS encoding DnaJ domain-containing protein; translated protein: MEFKDYYQTLGVADTATQDEIKRAYRQLALMYHPDISKEPKAEASFKEATEAYEALHDKEKRVAYDRLRQSGYHQGDEFQPPTDWQTQRGFRDRGFSAEERADFSDFFNSIFGGGFTTGTSRRRQNFYGFDNPAAADTFAEITLPLVDAFRGGEKRIVYQSPELQQNGQVIMKKHTIDISIPAGVVDGQHLRLKGLGRERDLSGKRGNLYLEIHIAPHPLYVLDGKNVTRKLPVTPWEAALGATIDITTLGGNVKLAIPPGSQSGTKLRLKGRGLPGNPAGDQFVIIQLVNPASLDQSTEKLYRQLAEVSHFNPRALQEES
- a CDS encoding chaperone modulator CbpM; protein product: MNNPIPKEVEPVSHYSIVQVCAISAVEKSFVVELVQHGVIDPEGDVTEPDQWQFTQTQVSLCKRAANFYYDFQVNIQGIELAIRLLDELEQLRAKVKLLEDPLK